A genomic window from Purpureocillium takamizusanense chromosome 2, complete sequence includes:
- the ADE6 gene encoding Phosphoribosylformylglycinamidine synthase (COG:F~EggNog:ENOG503NX0B~MEROPS:MER0042827), translated as MIRNTHKKTPDYTVSAYSDNAAVLQGEPAHFWSPDYSTGSWKLTPEVAHVLAKVETHNHPTAISPFPGAATGSGGEIRDEAAVGRGSVTKGGLCGFWVSDLLIPDRRAPWESDIGRPAHYASSLDIMLEAPIGSARFNNEFGRPCLTGTFRTLLTPASSDDAAADAKEWRGYHKPIMLAGGVGTVRPQNALKEERFVREGAHVIVLGGPAMLIGLGGGAASSNASGEGNADLDFDSVQRGNPEMERRAQMVINTCTALGEQSPIAMIHDVGAGGLSNALPELVKDAGYGGNFELRQVESADRSMSPLQIWCNEAQERYVLLINPENMNRFTSICRRERCGFSDVGAVASRDSSGVSKLVLTDRESKEYPRPIDLPMDALFPPKRQQDRNVTSIKPSFAPFDAMASLRKDFGDLGNAELLSKAVERVFLMPAVGSKSFLITIGDRTVGGLTTRDQMVGPWQTPVADVAITATSFSLGGKQRIGEAMAMGEKPTLALVDPAASARMAVAESLLNIGAADIMGDLRRVKLSANWMAAVSHPGEGAALYEAVKAIGMEMCPELNISIPVGKDSTSMKAVWKEDGQAKSVTAPVSVAISAFTVVEDVRKTWTPHLRRVEEVGETILLFVDLAEGRKALGGSALAQSFGAVGNEVPDMKNFDLMRDYFDALSQLHESGVVLAYHDRSDGGLITTVAEMMFAGRCGVDMMMDGIAKSGQTGDMVEALFNEELGAVFQVRASDEINFKRCFATCGPPPGLVRKFGVVKSKGRQSLTIRHAGATFATLGRAEMQQWWSKTSYEMQRLRDNPACADSEFATIADSEDPGMSYNLTYSPAENIMPLTSSISGFFGKAPRVAVLREQGVNGYAELAFAFKAAGFEPVDIHMTDVLDGRSLADFTGLAAPGGFSYGDVLGAGQGWAKSILMHENTRREFTDFFKRPDTFALGVCNGCQLLTRIKSLIPGAEHWPTFVDNASQQFEGRFSMVKVEENSSKPSVFFHGMNGSTLPVVVSHGEGRAKFPSPNSLQELTSSGMIPLRYVDNRLHVTEQYPYNPNGSPAGVAGVSTKDGRFVAMMPHPERTVLADVASFVPREAVDEWGEFGPWVRIFRSARRWVG; from the exons ATGATCAGGAACACGCACAAGAAGACGCCTGACTACACCGTGTCAGCGTACAGCGACAACGCTGCCGTTCTTCAGGGCGAGCCTGCCCACTTCTGGTCTCCGGATTATTCGACAGGGTCTTGGAAGCTCACGCCCGAGGTTGCGCATgtgctggccaaggtcgag ACACACAACCATCCGACCGCCATTTC CCCATTCCCTGGCGCTGCTaccggctccggcggcgagatTCGAGACGAGGcagccgtcggccgcggctcAGTGACAAAGGGGGGCCTGTGCGGTTTCTGGGTGTCCGATCTCCTCATTcccgaccgccgcgccccgtGGGAGTCGGACATTGGCCGTCCAGCCCACTACGCGAGCAGCCTTGACATTATGCTCGAGGCCCCCATCGGCAGCGCCCGATTCAACAACGAGTTCGGCCGGCCTTGTCTTACCGGCACCTTCCGCACCCTTCTCACACCGGCCTCGTCCGATGACGCTGCCGCGGACGCCAAGGAATGGCGCGGATACCATAAACCCATCATGCTGGCTGGTGGCGTCGGCACTGTTCGCCCGCAGAACGCTTTGAAAGAAGAGCGGTTCGTCCGCGAAGGGGCGCACGTCATCGTTTTGGGCGGCCCTGCCATGCTCATTggcctcggtggcggcgccgcctcgagcaACGCGTCGGGCGAAGGCAACGCCGATCTGGACTTTGACAGCGTGCAGCGTGGTAATCCCGAGATGGAACGACGCGCCCAGATGGTCATCAACACTTGCacggccctcggcgagcagaGTCCGATCGCCATGATCCACGacgtgggcgccggcggcctgtcAAATGCGCTCCCCGAACTCGTCAAGGATGCCGGGTATGGCGGCAACTTTGAGCTTCGGCAGGTCGAAAGTGCGGATCGGAGCATGAGTCCGCTTCAGATTTGGTGCAACGAGGCTCAGGAACGATATGTGCTTCTGATCAACCCCGAGAACATGAATCGCTTCACCAGCATTTGCCGCCGTGAGCGTTGCGGCTTTTCCGATGTTGGTGCTGTTGCATCTCGAGACTCGAGCGGGGTCTCCAAACTGGTGCTCACGGACCGCGAGTCCAAGGAGTACCCACGCCCCATCGACCTGCCAATGGATGCGCTCTTCCCTCCCAAGCGCCAGCAGGATCGCAACGTCACCTCGATCAAGCCCAGCTTCGCTCCGTTCGATGCCATGGCGTCCCTTCGCAAGGACTTTGGAGACCTCGGCAACGCCGAGTTGCTCAGCAAGGCTGTCGAACGCGTGTTCCTGATGCCTGCCGTCGGCTCAAAGTCATTCCTCATCACCATTGGCGACCGAACTGTCGGTGGACTTACTACCAGAGATCAGATGGTTGGGCCGTGGCAAACCCCGgttgccgacgtcgccatcACGGCCACGTCCTTCAGCCTTGGCGGAAAGCAACGGATtggcgaggccatggccatgggcgAAAAGCCTACTCTGGCACTTGTTGATCCTGCCGCTTCGGCTAGGATGGCCGTTGCCGAGAGTCTGCTGAACATTGGCGCGGCCGACATCATGGGCGACCTGCGCCGCGTCAAGCTCTCGGCAAACTGGATGGCCGCTGTGAGTCATCCGGGAGAGGGTGCTGCCCTTTACGAAGCGGTCAAGGCAATTGGCATGGAGATGTGCCCTGAGCTCAACATCAGCATCCCCGTCGGAAAGGACTCGACGTCCATGAAGGCCGTGTGGAAGGAGGACGGACAGGCAAAGAGTGTTACCGCTCCCGTTTCCGTCGCCATCTCCGCGTTTACTGTCGTCGAAGATGTCCGCAAGACCTGGACACCGCACCTTCGCCGAGTGGAGGAGGTTGGCGAGACGATTCTCCTGTTTGTCGATCTCGCCGAGGGACGCAAGGCCTTGGGTGGATCGGCCCTGGCCCAGTCTTtcggcgccgttggcaaCGAGGTGCCGGATATGAAGAATTTCGATTTGATGAGGGATTACTTCGATGCTCTATCACAGTTGCACGAgagcggcgtcgtgctggcATACCATGACCGATCTGATGGTGGTCTCATTACCACAGTCGCCGAGATGATGTTTGCTGGCCGCTGTGGCGTCGACATGATGATGGACGGCATCGCCAAGTCTGGTCAGACGGGAGACATGGTTGAGGCGCTGTTCaacgaggagctcggcgccgtcttccagGTCCGGGCCTCTGACGAGATCAACTTCAAGCGCTGCTTCGCTACCTGCGGGCCCCCGCCTGGCTTGGTTCGCAAGTTTGGTGTGGTTAAGTCCAAGGGCAGGCAGTCGCTGACGATCCGTCACGCCGGTGCTACATTCGCCACACTCGGCCGTGCCGAAATGCAGCAGTGGTGGTCCAAGACTTCTTACGAGATGCAGCGCCTGCGAGACAACCCTGCCTGCGCAGACTCCGAGTTTGCCACAATCGCAGACTCCGAGGATCCCGGCATGTCCTACAACCTCACCTACTCTCCGGCCGAGAACATTATGCCCCTTACCTCGTCTATCAGCGGTTTCTTTGGAAAGGCGCCTCGGGTTGCTGTTCTCCGAGAGCAAGGCGTTAACGGCTACGCCGAGCTGGCATTTGCTTTCAAGGCTGCTGGCTTCGAGCCTGTTGACATTCACATGACGGATGTTCTGGATGGCAGGTCTCTTGCCGACTTTACCGGATTGGCTGCTCCGGGAGGCTTTTCGTACGGCGATGTTCTTGGCGCGGGTCAAGGTTGGGCCAAGTCGATCCTGATGCATGAGAACACTCGACGAGAGTTCACCGACTTCTTCAAGCGGCCCGATACCTTTGCTCTGGGTGTCTGCAATGGCTGCCAGCTACTCACGCGCATCAAGTCGCTGATCCCTGGCGCCGAACACTGGCCGACCTTTGTCGACAATGCGAGCCAGCAGTTTGAGGGTCGCTTCAGCATggtcaaggtcgaggagaaTAGCAGCAAACCCTCGGTCTTCTTCCACGGCATGAACGGCTCGACGTTGCCCGTTGTTGTGTCTcacggcgagggccgagcGAAATTCCCATCGCCCAACTCGCTGCAGGAGCTGACCAGCTCGGGCATGATTCCGCTTCGCTATGTCGACAACCGCTTGCACGTCACGGAGCAGTACCCCTACAATCCCAACGGCAGCCCTGCCGGCGTGGCCGGTGTGTCGACCAAGGACGGCCGTTTTgtggcgatgatgccacATCCCGAGCGCACTGTCCTCGCCGATGTGGCCAGCTTCGTGCCTCGCGAGGCAGTTGACGAGTGGGGTGAGTTTGGGCCGTGGGTGCGCATCTTCCGCAGCGCCCGACGATGGGTGGGCTGA
- the ADE6 gene encoding Phosphoribosylformylglycinamidine synthase (COG:F~EggNog:ENOG503NX0B~MEROPS:MER0042827) has protein sequence MLEAPIGSARFNNEFGRPCLTGTFRTLLTPASSDDAAADAKEWRGYHKPIMLAGGVGTVRPQNALKEERFVREGAHVIVLGGPAMLIGLGGGAASSNASGEGNADLDFDSVQRGNPEMERRAQMVINTCTALGEQSPIAMIHDVGAGGLSNALPELVKDAGYGGNFELRQVESADRSMSPLQIWCNEAQERYVLLINPENMNRFTSICRRERCGFSDVGAVASRDSSGVSKLVLTDRESKEYPRPIDLPMDALFPPKRQQDRNVTSIKPSFAPFDAMASLRKDFGDLGNAELLSKAVERVFLMPAVGSKSFLITIGDRTVGGLTTRDQMVGPWQTPVADVAITATSFSLGGKQRIGEAMAMGEKPTLALVDPAASARMAVAESLLNIGAADIMGDLRRVKLSANWMAAVSHPGEGAALYEAVKAIGMEMCPELNISIPVGKDSTSMKAVWKEDGQAKSVTAPVSVAISAFTVVEDVRKTWTPHLRRVEEVGETILLFVDLAEGRKALGGSALAQSFGAVGNEVPDMKNFDLMRDYFDALSQLHESGVVLAYHDRSDGGLITTVAEMMFAGRCGVDMMMDGIAKSGQTGDMVEALFNEELGAVFQVRASDEINFKRCFATCGPPPGLVRKFGVVKSKGRQSLTIRHAGATFATLGRAEMQQWWSKTSYEMQRLRDNPACADSEFATIADSEDPGMSYNLTYSPAENIMPLTSSISGFFGKAPRVAVLREQGVNGYAELAFAFKAAGFEPVDIHMTDVLDGRSLADFTGLAAPGGFSYGDVLGAGQGWAKSILMHENTRREFTDFFKRPDTFALGVCNGCQLLTRIKSLIPGAEHWPTFVDNASQQFEGRFSMVKVEENSSKPSVFFHGMNGSTLPVVVSHGEGRAKFPSPNSLQELTSSGMIPLRYVDNRLHVTEQYPYNPNGSPAGVAGVSTKDGRFVAMMPHPERTVLADVASFVPREAVDEWGEFGPWVRIFRSARRWVG, from the coding sequence ATGCTCGAGGCCCCCATCGGCAGCGCCCGATTCAACAACGAGTTCGGCCGGCCTTGTCTTACCGGCACCTTCCGCACCCTTCTCACACCGGCCTCGTCCGATGACGCTGCCGCGGACGCCAAGGAATGGCGCGGATACCATAAACCCATCATGCTGGCTGGTGGCGTCGGCACTGTTCGCCCGCAGAACGCTTTGAAAGAAGAGCGGTTCGTCCGCGAAGGGGCGCACGTCATCGTTTTGGGCGGCCCTGCCATGCTCATTggcctcggtggcggcgccgcctcgagcaACGCGTCGGGCGAAGGCAACGCCGATCTGGACTTTGACAGCGTGCAGCGTGGTAATCCCGAGATGGAACGACGCGCCCAGATGGTCATCAACACTTGCacggccctcggcgagcagaGTCCGATCGCCATGATCCACGacgtgggcgccggcggcctgtcAAATGCGCTCCCCGAACTCGTCAAGGATGCCGGGTATGGCGGCAACTTTGAGCTTCGGCAGGTCGAAAGTGCGGATCGGAGCATGAGTCCGCTTCAGATTTGGTGCAACGAGGCTCAGGAACGATATGTGCTTCTGATCAACCCCGAGAACATGAATCGCTTCACCAGCATTTGCCGCCGTGAGCGTTGCGGCTTTTCCGATGTTGGTGCTGTTGCATCTCGAGACTCGAGCGGGGTCTCCAAACTGGTGCTCACGGACCGCGAGTCCAAGGAGTACCCACGCCCCATCGACCTGCCAATGGATGCGCTCTTCCCTCCCAAGCGCCAGCAGGATCGCAACGTCACCTCGATCAAGCCCAGCTTCGCTCCGTTCGATGCCATGGCGTCCCTTCGCAAGGACTTTGGAGACCTCGGCAACGCCGAGTTGCTCAGCAAGGCTGTCGAACGCGTGTTCCTGATGCCTGCCGTCGGCTCAAAGTCATTCCTCATCACCATTGGCGACCGAACTGTCGGTGGACTTACTACCAGAGATCAGATGGTTGGGCCGTGGCAAACCCCGgttgccgacgtcgccatcACGGCCACGTCCTTCAGCCTTGGCGGAAAGCAACGGATtggcgaggccatggccatgggcgAAAAGCCTACTCTGGCACTTGTTGATCCTGCCGCTTCGGCTAGGATGGCCGTTGCCGAGAGTCTGCTGAACATTGGCGCGGCCGACATCATGGGCGACCTGCGCCGCGTCAAGCTCTCGGCAAACTGGATGGCCGCTGTGAGTCATCCGGGAGAGGGTGCTGCCCTTTACGAAGCGGTCAAGGCAATTGGCATGGAGATGTGCCCTGAGCTCAACATCAGCATCCCCGTCGGAAAGGACTCGACGTCCATGAAGGCCGTGTGGAAGGAGGACGGACAGGCAAAGAGTGTTACCGCTCCCGTTTCCGTCGCCATCTCCGCGTTTACTGTCGTCGAAGATGTCCGCAAGACCTGGACACCGCACCTTCGCCGAGTGGAGGAGGTTGGCGAGACGATTCTCCTGTTTGTCGATCTCGCCGAGGGACGCAAGGCCTTGGGTGGATCGGCCCTGGCCCAGTCTTtcggcgccgttggcaaCGAGGTGCCGGATATGAAGAATTTCGATTTGATGAGGGATTACTTCGATGCTCTATCACAGTTGCACGAgagcggcgtcgtgctggcATACCATGACCGATCTGATGGTGGTCTCATTACCACAGTCGCCGAGATGATGTTTGCTGGCCGCTGTGGCGTCGACATGATGATGGACGGCATCGCCAAGTCTGGTCAGACGGGAGACATGGTTGAGGCGCTGTTCaacgaggagctcggcgccgtcttccagGTCCGGGCCTCTGACGAGATCAACTTCAAGCGCTGCTTCGCTACCTGCGGGCCCCCGCCTGGCTTGGTTCGCAAGTTTGGTGTGGTTAAGTCCAAGGGCAGGCAGTCGCTGACGATCCGTCACGCCGGTGCTACATTCGCCACACTCGGCCGTGCCGAAATGCAGCAGTGGTGGTCCAAGACTTCTTACGAGATGCAGCGCCTGCGAGACAACCCTGCCTGCGCAGACTCCGAGTTTGCCACAATCGCAGACTCCGAGGATCCCGGCATGTCCTACAACCTCACCTACTCTCCGGCCGAGAACATTATGCCCCTTACCTCGTCTATCAGCGGTTTCTTTGGAAAGGCGCCTCGGGTTGCTGTTCTCCGAGAGCAAGGCGTTAACGGCTACGCCGAGCTGGCATTTGCTTTCAAGGCTGCTGGCTTCGAGCCTGTTGACATTCACATGACGGATGTTCTGGATGGCAGGTCTCTTGCCGACTTTACCGGATTGGCTGCTCCGGGAGGCTTTTCGTACGGCGATGTTCTTGGCGCGGGTCAAGGTTGGGCCAAGTCGATCCTGATGCATGAGAACACTCGACGAGAGTTCACCGACTTCTTCAAGCGGCCCGATACCTTTGCTCTGGGTGTCTGCAATGGCTGCCAGCTACTCACGCGCATCAAGTCGCTGATCCCTGGCGCCGAACACTGGCCGACCTTTGTCGACAATGCGAGCCAGCAGTTTGAGGGTCGCTTCAGCATggtcaaggtcgaggagaaTAGCAGCAAACCCTCGGTCTTCTTCCACGGCATGAACGGCTCGACGTTGCCCGTTGTTGTGTCTcacggcgagggccgagcGAAATTCCCATCGCCCAACTCGCTGCAGGAGCTGACCAGCTCGGGCATGATTCCGCTTCGCTATGTCGACAACCGCTTGCACGTCACGGAGCAGTACCCCTACAATCCCAACGGCAGCCCTGCCGGCGTGGCCGGTGTGTCGACCAAGGACGGCCGTTTTgtggcgatgatgccacATCCCGAGCGCACTGTCCTCGCCGATGTGGCCAGCTTCGTGCCTCGCGAGGCAGTTGACGAGTGGGGTGAGTTTGGGCCGTGGGTGCGCATCTTCCGCAGCGCCCGACGATGGGTGGGCTGA
- a CDS encoding uncharacterized protein (EggNog:ENOG503P1A6~COG:Q) yields MALEGKVFAVTGGASGIGLATSKLLLERGATVCVADVDDASLAAAEALFTAQISHQSQPPSSSQPRQQPFAAAASEPPTGSEAAGSDDGAKPRFAVARVDVTQRAQVDAWIAGVVERFGRLDGAANIAGVIGRYHSVGSVAGTDDDEEWHRLIAVNLTGCMYCLRAELKCVADGGSIVNMASIHGTNAMALHGAYGASKHGVVGLTRAAAKEVGDREIRVNAVAPGAIYTPMMERAWAQTGRPADAPFDESTAFRRYGKPEEVAAVVAFLLGPESTFVSGSVYAVDGAWI; encoded by the exons ATGGCTCTCGAGGGCAAGGTCTTTgccgtcaccggcggcgccagcggcatcGGTCTCGCGACGTCCAAGCTCCTTctcgagcgcggcgcaaccgtctgcgtcgccgacgtggacgatgccagcctcgccgccgcagaggcACTCTTCACGGCTCAAATCTCTCATCAAAGCCAacctccttcttcttcccaaCCACGGCAGCAACccttcgcggcggccgcctccgagCCCCCCACCGGCAGCGAAGCAGCAGGcagtgacgatggcgcgAAGCCCAGGTTCGCAgtcgcgcgcgtcgacgtcacgcagcgcgcgcaggtCGACGCCTGGATCGCGGGAGTCGTGGAGCGGTTCgggcggctcgacggcgcggccaacATCGCGGGCGTCATCGGACGGTACCACTCCGTgggctccgtcgccggcacggacgacgacgaggagtgGCACCGCCTCATCGCCGTGAACCTCACCGGGTGCATGTACTGCCTGCGCGCGGAGCTCAAgtgcgtcgccgacggcggttCCATCGTCAACATGGCGAGCATACATGGCACAAACG CCATGGCCCTCCACGGAGCATACGGGGCCAGCAAACACGGCGTCGTTGGTCtcacccgcgccgcagccaaggAGGTCGGAGACCGTGAGATCCGGGTCAATGCCGTCGCCCCGGGAGCCATCTACACGCCAATGATGGAGCGAGCCTGGGCTCAGACCGGGCGCCCCGCCGACGCACCGTTTGACGAGTCCACGGCTTTTCGACGCTACGGGAAACCAGaggaggtcgccgccgtagTCGCCTTTCTTCTCGGACCCGAAAGCACCTTCGTGAGCGGCAGCGTTtacgccgtcgacggtgcGTGGATCTGA
- a CDS encoding uncharacterized protein (COG:S~TransMembrane:7 (o20-45i57-79o99-123i135-157o177-200i212-231o251-271i)~EggNog:ENOG503PAGX) yields the protein MGELEGSYVPGVPRYEPAAMRLWIILVVTFMTTLAFMAVAARLWCRHIRKQKFWWDDYLIMFSMIWNWVVVGIGFAMYIEGVGYHDSTVGPEAVVNISRWLLITEIIYVWNLCWTKLSLLFMYYRIFHFPLFKRLVIGVGAFVVTWAVCISFLFTFICVPVEKLWRPELPGHCVSELGVWLANASSTIFSDIVILLLPIPQIWRLQLKKSEKVGLTVVFSLGFFAVFASSYRTWVLFNYSKHDISYTLTPLLAWSDIEMSVGIISACLPTMRPVVRLAASKLGLSRVFSSRDADGTSRSESANGGKPYDRSESRGAVTPLRSFITPQTLKTTAESNNRLDRGSGAFYRLPDDYGSGFGGILVETSLELVESQKQLKPVDRGVQEVPGNTSGRSDDDESSVSFEMHPRV from the exons ATGGGGGAACTCGAGGGATCCTACGTCCCCGGCGTGCCGCGCTATGAGCCGGCCGCCATGCGGCTGTGgatcatcctcgtcgtcaccttCATGACGACTCTGGCGttcatggccgtcgccgcgaggCTATGGTGTCGGCATATACGGAAGCAAAAGTTTTGGTGGGACGATTACCTGATAATGTTTTCCATG ATATGGAActgggtcgtcgtcggcatcggcttcGCCATGTAcatcgagggcgtcggctACCACGACTCCACCGTCGGGCCAgaggccgtcgtcaacatcTCGCGGTGGCTCCTCATCACCGAGATCATCTACGTGTGGAACCTCTGCTGGACCAAGCTCAGCCTGCTCTTCATGTACTACCGCATCTTCCACTTCCCCCTCTTTAAGaggctcgtcatcggcgtcggcgccttcgTCGTCACCTGGGCCGTCTGCATCTCCTTCCTCTTCACCTTCATCTGCGTCCCCGTCGAGAAGCTCTGGAGGCCCGAGCTGCCGGGCCACTGCGTgagcgagctcggcgtctgGCTGGCCAACGCGAGCTCCACCATCTTTTCCGACATTGTCATTCTCCTGCTGCCGATCCCGCAGATTTGGAGGCTGCAGCTGAAGAAGAGCGAAAAGGTTGGCTTGACGGTTGTGTTTAGCCTCGGATTCTT TGCCGTCTTCGCGTCCTCTTACCGAACCTGGGTCCTGTTCAACTACTCCAAGCACGACATCAGCTACACCCTCACCCCGCTGCTGGCGTGGTCCGACATCGAAATGTCCGTCGGCATCATctccgcctgcctgcccaccatgcgccccgtcgtccggctcgccgcctccaagcTCGGCCTCAGCCGCGTCTTCAGCTCCAGGGACGCAGACGGCACGAGCCGAAGCGAaagcgccaacggcggcaagCCGTACGACCGGAGCGAGAGCCGCGGGGCGGTGACCCCGCTGCGCAGCTTCATCACGCCGCAGACCCTCAAGACCACGGCGGAGTCGAACAACCGCCTGGacaggggcagcggcgcgttCTACAGGCTACCCGACGATTACGGGTCCGGCtttggcggcatcctcgtcgagaCGAGTCTGGAGCTGGTGGAGTCGCAAAAGCAGCTGAAACCGGTAGACAGGGGGGTGCAAGAGGTTCCGGGGAACACTAGCGGGAGatctgacgacgatgagagCAGCGTGAGCTTTGAGATGCATCCGCGTGTATAG